The Verrucomicrobiota bacterium nucleotide sequence CCTTGCAGTCATTTTTTAAACCTACAATTTCCCCTGAATGGCCAAAGCTGTAATTAAAGACAAATCCCTCGAATTCTGGATCTGGGACGCCGCCTGCTCCATCCGCGGCGTCTATGAATCAGACCGGATCCTCGGCAAAATCCTCAAGCAACTGGGAGTGTAACCGCATATTTCGCAGATGAACGCTGATTTCACAGAGCTCCAACCTCCATACCCAATAGTCGCTACACCGTCGCAACAGTCTGACGAGCGATCTTCGTCGGCAATTGTCGCTACACTGAGGCGACAATTTCTCTCTACATCGTCGAGACAATTCAGCCAACTGGTGAAGGAGGGATGGCTATGAGCGAACTCGTCCTCTACACCTCCGACGACGGCCGCACCCGGCTCGACCTTCGCATCGAAGGCCAGACGGTCTGGCTGACCCAGCTCGAAATCGCCGAGCTCTTTCAGACCACCAAGCACAATATTTCCATTCACACAAAAAACATTTTCCAGGACGGAGAATTGACACGGGAGGCAACTGTTAAGGAATCCTTAACAGTTCAAATCGAGGGAAAACGCAAGGTTCAGCGCACGATCCAGCTCTATAACCTCGATCTCATCCTCGCCATCGGCTACCGCGTCCGCTCCCCTCGTGGTGTTCAGTTCCGACAATGGGCCAGCACCCATCTGAAGGAATACATTGTCAAAGGCTTCGTCATGGACGACGAGCGCCTCAAGAACCCCGGAGGTTGGGATTACTTCGACGAACTCCTCGCCCGCATCCGCGACATCCGGGCCTCGGAAAAACGCTTCTACCAGAAAGTCCGCGACCTCTTCGCCCTCAGCAATGACTACCAGACTCGTGAAAAGGAGACCTCGCTCTTCTTCGCCGAGGTGCAGAACAAGCTCCTCTACGCCGCCACCCGCCAAACCGCCGCCGAACTCATCGTCGAACGGGCCGATCCGAGCCAGCCCAACATGGCGCTCACCACCTGGAGCGGCTCCCGCGTCCGCAAGCAGGACATCATCATCGCCAAGAACTACCTCAGCGAAGACGAAGTCGACACCCTCAACCGCTTGGTCGTCATCTTCCTCGAACAGGCCGAACTCCGCGCCAAGCAGCAACAGGTCCTCACCCTCGAATTCTGGCGCTCCAGCGTGGACCGCATGCTGAGCTCCAACGACCAGCCCCTGCTCGATGGCCCCGGCTCCGTCAGCCACGAGGAGATGAAGGAGATTGCTGTGGAACGCTACGACAGTTTCGACGGCCAACGCCGCCAACAGGAGGCAATCGCCGCTGATGCGGAGGATCTGAAATCCATCGAGGAATTGGAGAAAGACCTCAAGCGGAAAGGAGGGAAACCGTGAGCGACCTGAACCCACTCGTAGACCTTTTCCGACAACTACAGCGCGTCCAAACCCAGGCCAAGACGCTCGGGGTTTTTGTCGGCGACCGGGATCTCATCGACTGTCCATCCTGCGGACTCTTCGAAGATGTGACTGCCCAGGGACTGCTCATTACCTCCCGCGAGCTGACCACCCCGCCGATCGATACCGGCTTGCGATTCTGTGAGGTATCGCCCAACACATTTCAGTGCCCGGCCTGTGCCGTGGTCATCAACCTCCACGAAGAAATCCATGGCAACGCCTAAGCCCGAAAAAAACAAATCCCCCGAATCCTGGATCTGGGACGCCGATCTTATCTTTTATCGTTAACATGTCTGCCAAACGCAAAGCCGCCAAGAAAGACTCCACCGCCCACCTCGGTTTCGAAGCCAAGCTCTGGCTCGCCGCCGACAAGCTCCGCAACAACATGGACGCGGCGGTTTCGAGCAAAGCGACACCCGTGCCGCAGGCTAAGGCATACAAGCACGTCGTCCTCGGCCTCATCTTCCTCAAATACATCTCCGACACCGCTGGAAAATTCCGAATGGCAAATGCCGAAGTGCGAACTCGAAATGCCCGCCCCCTTCGACATTCG carries:
- a CDS encoding type I restriction-modification system subunit M N-terminal domain-containing protein, which gives rise to MSAKRKAAKKDSTAHLGFEAKLWLAADKLRNNMDAAVSSKATPVPQAKAYKHVVLGLIFLKYISDTAGKFRMANAEVRTRNARPLRHS
- a CDS encoding virulence RhuM family protein, producing MSELVLYTSDDGRTRLDLRIEGQTVWLTQLEIAELFQTTKHNISIHTKNIFQDGELTREATVKESLTVQIEGKRKVQRTIQLYNLDLILAIGYRVRSPRGVQFRQWASTHLKEYIVKGFVMDDERLKNPGGWDYFDELLARIRDIRASEKRFYQKVRDLFALSNDYQTREKETSLFFAEVQNKLLYAATRQTAAELIVERADPSQPNMALTTWSGSRVRKQDIIIAKNYLSEDEVDTLNRLVVIFLEQAELRAKQQQVLTLEFWRSSVDRMLSSNDQPLLDGPGSVSHEEMKEIAVERYDSFDGQRRQQEAIAADAEDLKSIEELEKDLKRKGGKP